CTTTCTGACAATTATCATAGGCAGCCGCTTTGCTGTAGGTTATAACTACCGGATATGGCAGAATGCGCCGCTCGGTTATTCACTGGAAACCACTCCTAAAGCCTTTATTTATGACAGATTACATACTGATTATTGTTGGCACTGTGTGGGTCAACAATTTTGTGCTCTCACACTTCTTAGGTCTATGCCCGTTCATGGGCGTATCGCGCAAGCTCGAAACCGCGATGGGCATGGGGTTTGCGACGACCTTTGTGCTTACCTTGTCCTCCGTCAGCAGCTATCTCGCCGACACGTATCTGCTCGTCCCGTTTGGCTTGGAATACCTGCGCACCATCAGCTTCATTCTCGTCATCGCCGCGATTGTCGGCTTTACCGAAATGGTCATCCGCAAAACCAGTCCAGTGTTGTACAACGTACTGGGGATTTACCTGCCACTGATTACCACCAACTGCATCGTGCTCGGCGTGGCATTGTTGAATGTGCAAGAAGCGCACGATTTTATCGAATCTGCCCTGTACGGTTTCGGCGCAGCGCTCGGCTTTTCGATGGTGCTGGTGTTGTTTGCCGGTATCCGCGAACGCATCAACGCCGGTGACGTACCCGGTATTTTCCAAGGCAATGCGATTGGTCTGATCACCGCAGGTTTGATGGCGTTGGCGTTCATGGGCTTCTCAGGGTTGGTAAAAAGCTAATGATGGCAGCGATTCTCGTGGTAGTCGGTATGGCAGCCGTGTTTGGCTTGCTGCTGGGTTATGCCGCCATCCGTTTCAAAGTGGAAGGCAACCCGCTGGCGGAAAAGATTGATGCCATCCTGCCGCAAACGCAATGCGGGCAATGTGGTTTCGTTGGTTGCCACCCGTATGCCGAAGCGATTGCCAAAGGCGAAGCTGACATCAACCGTTGCCCACCCGGTGGCGAAGCCGTGATTAAATCGCTGGCAGAACTGCTGGGCGTGGAAGCCAAGCCGCTCGATGCCGAAAACGGCGAACACACCGACATGCCGCTGGTCGCGATCATCGACGAAAACACCTGCATCGGCTGCACCCTGTGCATTCAAGCTTGCCCGGTGGATGCAATTGTCGGTTCCGCAAAACACATGCACACCATTATTGCCAGCGAATGCACCGGCTGCAAATTGTGCCTGCCGCCCTGCCCCGTGGATTGCATTGCAATGGTGCCGATTAAAACAGAACCGACCAACTGGAAATGGCCTTACCCCGTGTTTGAATTGAAGGTGAACCCATGATCCAAACCCTACGCAAATTATGGCGCAACCCCGGCGGCTTGCATCTGGCAGAAAACAAAGACATTTCCACGCAATGCCCGTCACGCCAAATTCCGTTAGCCGCACAACTGGTGATTCCCCTGCTGCAACACGCGGGCGAAAAACCCAAAGTGGTAACGAATGTTAATGTCGGCGCTTACGTTTACAAAGGGCAAACGCTGGCGGTGGCGCAAAGCAATAACAGTGTCAACGTGCACGCCACCACCTCAGGCACAATCAGCGCGATTGAATTGCGCCCGATTGCGCACCCTTCCGGCTTGCACGATTTGTGCGTGGTGCTGATGCCTGATGGCAAAGATGCCTGGGGCGATTCGCGCCTGCCCGCTTACCCCAATTACACCGAAATTGACCCCGCGATTCTGCGTCAGCGTGTGAAAGATGCCGGAGTGGTTGGCATGGGTGGCGCGGTTTTTCCTTCAGCGGTGAAGCTAAATGTGCGCCCCGACAAACCGATACGCACCCTGATTTTGAACGGTGCAGAATGCGAACCGTACATTTCCTGTGATGATATGTTAATGCGCGAGCAAGCCGCTGAGATTGTAGCAGGTGCGCAAGTCATGATGCACATGGTTAAGCCGCAAGAATGCTTGATCGGGGTGGAAGATAACAAACCTTACGCAATTGCCGCGATGCAAGCGGCGGTTGATGCCGCGCAAGATAGCCGCATTCAAGTCGTCGCGGTGCCAACACTGTACCCCAGCGGTGGTGCCAAACAGCTCACTTTTATTTTGACCGGCAAGGAAGTTCCCAGCGGCGGGCGTTCCTCTGACATTGGTGTAGTGTGCAATAACGTTGCCACTGCACGTGCGATTTATCACGCGGTCGTGCACGGCGAACCGTCATTGAGCCGCTACGTTACTGTCACTGGCAACGGCATTGCGCAACCGTGCAACCTTGAAGTGCCGTTCGGCACCCCCATCAGCCACCTTGCCGCTCATGCGGGAGGCACCACCCCGCAAGCCAAACGCTGGCGCATGGGCGGGCCGATGATGGGCATTACCTTGCACGACCCCGCAGTGCCCGTGGTTAAAGCCATGAATTGCCTGCTCATCAATGACGAGTTGGAGCACACCCAAGCAGCGATGCCGTGCATCCGTTGCGGGCGTTGCACCGACGCTTGTCCGACCAGTTTGCTACCGCAGCAGTTGTATTGGTTTGCTCGTGCTAAGGAATTCGACAAAGCCAAAGCGCATCACCTTTCCGACTGCATTGAATGCGGCTGTTGTGAGTACGTCTGCCCCAGCCACATTCCGTTGGTGAGCTATTACCGCTTTGCCAAAGCCGAAATTCGGGCAGAACGCACTGCCAAAGTCAAAGCCGACCTTGCTCGCGAACGCCACGAGTTTCATCTCGAACGTCTCGAACGTGCCAAACGTGAAAAGGCCGAAAAGCTGGCTAAACACAAAGAGCAGGCGCAAACCACGACCGACGACAGCAAAAAAGCCGCGATTCAAGCCGCGCTCGACCGTGCTAAAGCCAAGAAAGCCGAAGCCGCCGCTCAAACCCTTTCTGAGGACACCACCGCATGATAGCGAGCAAACCTGATGTCAGCACGCTCATGCAGCAAGTGTTGTATGCGCTCATTCCCGGCACGCTTCTGCTGGTGTGGTTTTTTGGCTGGGGCATTATCACCAATTGGGTGCTGGCGATTGGTTTTGCGCTATTGTTTGAAGCGCTGATGCTCAAATGGCGGCAACGCCCGATCGAACCGTTTTTGCTGGATTACAGTGCCGTGTTGACCGCGTGGCTATTGGCGGTTGCCATGCCTGCGTTTTCGCCTTGGTGGTTGATTGCGGTGGCGATGCTGTTTGCGATTGTGATTGGCAAGCATTTGTACGGCGGCTTGGGGTATAACCCGTTCAATCCGGCAATGGTGGGCTATGCGGCGATGCTGGTGTCTTACCCGGTGCAAATGACGATTTGGCCCGAGCCGGTGGCTTTCAGTTTTGCGCACATTGGCGCAGACCAAGCTTTTCAGAAAGTATTTTGGGGCATTAACACGGGCTGGGACGCGCTCAGTGGCGCGACACCACTCGATGCGGTCAAAGTGAGCTTGGGTTTAAACAAAACCTTGGATGACATTTACGCCACTGGTCAATTTGGGCTGCTCAGCGGCGAAGCTTGGGCGTGGATTAACGTTGCATGGTTGAGTGGCGGGCTGTGGCTATTGCAACGCAAGGTGATCAGTTGGCACATGCCAGTGGCGCTGCTGATAAGTTTGGGTGGCATGGCCATGATTTTTTGGCTGATCAATCCGCAAATTTATGCGTCACCGCTGTTCCATTTGTTTGGCGGTGCTGCAATGTTGGGCGCTTTTTTCATTATTACCGACCCGGTATCCGCGAGCACTACGCCCATGGGGAAACTGATTTACGCGGCGGGAATTGGGCTGTTCACCTACATTATTCGTACTTGGGGCGGTTATCCTGATGCCATTGCGTTCGCGGTATTGATTATGAATATGGCGGTACCTTTGATTGATTATTACACCCAACCACGGGTTTACGGCACAAAACGGAGCTGGCTGGGATGAAACGTATCTACGCAAAACTGTTGGAACAACCCGGCATTATTTTGGCAGGTTTCGCGCTGTTCGGCACGGTTGCGCTGGCGTTGGCATTTGATTTTACCAAAGACCAAATTGCCGCGAATGAACGCAGTGCTACATTGAGTCGCTTGAATGCGCTGGTCGATCACCAAACCTACGACAACGATTTGCTGGCTGACACGCTAGAATTACCAGCGGCCGCATTGGGCAGTGCGGATGTCGTCACCGTTTACCGCGCTCGCAAACAAGGCACGCCGGTTGCGGCTTTATTCACCGTCACTGCGCCGGATGGCTACAGCGGACGCATTCGCCTGATTGTCGGGGTCAATGCCGATCAAACCCTCGCCGGGGTGCGGGTGCTGGATCACAAGGAAACCCCCGGTTTGGGCGATAAAATCGACGTGGAAAAAAGCGATTGGATATTGCGTTTCAACGGCAAATCGTTGCAAAACCCCACGCATACCGGCTGGGCAGTGCGCAAGGACGGCGGCGAATTCGACCAATTTACCGGCGCCACCATTACCCCGCGTGCCGTGGTCAACGCGGTGAAAAACACGCTCGACTGGTCACAGCAGCATTTCAACACACTCTTTCAGCAGGAAGTAAAGCCATGAGTAAACGCGATTGGTCGGTTTATCGGGAGATCACCCTTAATGGCTTGTGGAAGAATAATCCCGGTTTGGTGCAATTATTAGGGCTATGCCCACTGATGGCGGTCACAACCAACTTCGTGAACGGCTTAGGGCTGGGAATTGCGACCACTATCGCCTTGGTTGCCTCGAATCTGGCGATTTCGATTGTGCGGCATTTGGTACGGGAAGAAATTCGCATCCCGGCTTTTGTAATGATCATCGCCGCGAATGTCACCTTGATCGAAATGCTGATGAAAGCGTATTTCCACGAGTTGTACGGCATTTTGGGCATTTTCATCCCGCTGATTGTCACCAACTGCATTGTGATTGGGCGTTCTGAAGCGTATGCCTCAAAAAATCCACCGCTCCACGCCGGATACGACAGCTTAATGATGGGCATCGGCTTCACCTTGGTGCTGGTTGCATTGGGTGGAATGCGTGAATTGGTTAGTAGCGGTACGTTATTTGCGCAAGCGCACCTGATGTTTGGCGAAGCCGCACGCGGCCTCACCCTGAGTTTGGGCGCGGATTTTAAGGGTTTATTACTCGCTGCCTTGCCCCCCGGTGCATTTATTGGTTTAGGCTTTTTGGTGGCACTGAAAAACTACCTTGATAAACGCATGGCGCAAACCGCGCAAGCGGCTAAAGCAATTCCCATTAACCGGCTCGGTGAAACCGCATGAATAAAGCCAAGCGGGAGGAAATCTTCCGCCGCCTGCGCGATGCGAATCCTAACCCCACCACCGAATTAGCGTATGACAACACCTTTGAATTGCTGATTGCCGTGATCCTTTCAGCGCAATCCACCGACAAAGGGGTAAATAAAGCCACCGCGCATTTATTCCCTGTGGCGAATACGCCAGAAGCCATTTATGCGCTCGGTGTGGACGGTTTAAAGGATTACATTAAAACCATCGGCCTCTTTAATAGCAAAGCCAAAAACATTATCGAAACTTGCCGTATTCTTATTGAGAAACACGCCTCGCAAGTGCCGCAAGCCCGCGACGCCTTGGAAGCCTTACCCGGCGTTGGACGTAAAACCGCCAATGTGATTCTAAATACCGCGTTTCACCAACCCACCATGGCGGTAGATACGCACATTTTTCGTGTCGCTAACCGCACCGGCATTGCCCCCGGTAAAAACGTGCTGGCAGTTGAAAAAGGTTTGCTGAAACACATCCCTAAAGACTACATGCTGGATGCGCACCACTGGCTAATTTTGCACGGGCGTTATACTTGCGTGGCACGTAGCCCCAAATGCGGGCAATGCCTGATTGCTGACTTGTGTGATTTCAAGGAGAAAACCGTCTAATGTTTGGCAATGACCGTGACGCCATGCGCCGCTATTACGCGCAATGCTGGCAGAAATTTCAACAAAAACAACCACTGGATGCCTTAGAAACCCAAATTGCCAGCGTGATTGCGGAACACCCCGAATACCATCACGTCCTCGCCGCGCCCGATAGCGCGATACAACACGACTACTTACCCGACAATGGCGAAACCAACCCGTTTCTGCACATGGGCTTACACCTTGGGATTCGCGAACAGGTCGCCACTGACCGCCCGACTGGAATTCGCGAACTTTACCGGCAATCGGTGATCAAATACGGCAATGAGGTGGCGGAACACCGTATGATGGATTGTTTGGCAGAAAGTATCTGGCTGGCACAACGCCACCAAACCATCCCGGATGAAGCCGCTTATCTTGAATGCTTAAAGAAACAATGAGGTAACACACATGAAATCGGGCTTTTACGCGGGCATCTTGCTGCTCCCACTGACACTGGGGGCTTGCTCCATTATGCCATCCAGCAACACTTACACCACGGCACAAGCGGGAACCTTGCAAGAGGTCAAATTCGGCACTGTCATTGGTCTGCGCAATGTCATGATCCGCGAAGACAATGCGGAAACCGGCAAAGTCGCAGGCGGCGTCATCGGTGGGGTCGCGGGCAACGATTTGGGGCAAGGCAAAGGTCAAATCATTGGCAGCGTAGCAGGCGCGGTGATTGGCGGTACGGTCGGCATTGCACTAGACCGCAGTATTCAATCCAAACCGGGGGTTGAAATTACCGTGCGTTTAGACGATGAGCGCACCGTGGCGATTGCACAATTGGCAGATGAAAACTTTTTAATCGGCGAGAAAGTTAAATTGTTAACCAGTCAAGATGGCAAGGCCAGAATAACACACTGAATTAGCGTGGGCGTATTAATGCTTAGTGCGCCCACTAACCGCATCATTGCACATTAATGCTTAATCCATCGCCACAATAACACTGCTGCTCTTGACATTACTCAGATCGAAAACACGTGAGCGGCTAACATTTCCGCCATTAAGCGTTACATCAGCACGATAAAATCCCGGCACTAATTCAATATTAGCGGAATGCAAATTCACTGATTGATCATAAATCGCCTTGCCATTTTCGATACGGTAAAGTGTCCAAGTAACGGGCTGCATTGCAGGACCATTGTTCAAAGTGGCCATTAACAACACTTTTGATTTAGGGGGATCGCCAGCCACTGAATCTTGAAAAGGTAAGCTTTGAGCCTGTGTCGTTATCAATGATAAAAAAATCAGCGAGATTAATGTTAACCTTTTACGAACATTTATAGTTGCCATTTTATACACCTGCTTGCTCTATTTATGATTGGATAATTCTGTATACCGATGGCTATAAGATTAGTTTACTTAGGCAAAAATACAATTCGATTTTTTTTCTGACTTAAATAAAAAAACTGTTGGAACTTTCCTTATTATCAGTAACACCGTGCAGAAACCTGCCTGCTTGTGCTATCCTAGCGCCCCGTAATATCCCCAGTCCCGGAGTTCGCTGATGCACCCAATGCTCAGAAAAGCCATAGAAGCCGCCCGCGAAGCAGGCGAAGGCATTCGCCACTACGCCAACAAAGTGCATAAGCTGGATGTCGAAAACAAAGCACACAATGATTTTGTCAGCGAAGTTGACCGCCAAGCCGAACAGGGCATCATCCGCTTGCTGCAACGCGCCTACCCTGACCACGCCTTTTTGGGCGAAGAAAGCGGCAAACAAGGCGTTGACAGCGATTATGAGTGGATCATTGACCCGCTCGATGGCACTACCAACTTCCTCTACGGCATTCCCCACTATTCGGTTTCAATTGGGATGAAACACAAAGGGCGTTTAATGGTGGGTGTGGTGTATGACCCGTTGCGAGATGAAGTCTTTGCTGCCGCGCGGGGTGAAGGCGCTACTTTGAACGGGCGCCGTATTCGCGTCTCCGAACGCAGCACCATGCAGAGTGCTTTACTGGGTACCGGCGTCCCCTTCCGTGCCAATCAGAATCTCGACTTGTACCTGCAAACCATGAAGGCTTTGCTGCCGGATACCGCTGGCGTGCGCCGCCCCGGTTCAGCCGCGCTCGATCTGGCCTATGTTGCCAGCGGGCGCTTTGATGGTTTCTGGGAGTTCGGTCTGAATGAATGGGACATCGCGGCGGGTGTACTGCTCGTGCAAGAAGCCGGTGGCCTGATCGGTGACATGAAAGGCGACAACACTTTCCTGAAAACCGGCGATGTGGTCGCGGCAAACCCCAAAGTCTTCAAAGAAATGATCAAACGCCTGCATCCAATCATGGCGAATCGTTAATCCCCCCACAGTCCCCTGATACGCTAGAATCAGGGGATGAAACAAGCCAACCTCGTTCCCGCTGCTTACTGCCTGCTCTTGCTAACGTTGCTGCCATTGAGTGGCTGCGAAAAACGTGATGCCGCGCCACCGCCAGCACCCCCGGTCGAATCCATGGCAGAACCCGTCATTATTCCCGATGCTGACACGTTGCAACCCGATGATTCCACTGTTCTTCTTACACCGGAGCCGGAAACCATGCTCACGCCTCCTGAAAACCCCAATACCCTAAAAATCCCCAATCCCGCGCAGCAAACGCTACCGGGCAGTGACTTTTCGCTACGTTTCCGCGCTACAGGTGAAGGTTTCTACACCGAAATCACACTGGCAAACGGTATTATCAGTTACACCTATTTTGAAGATACCGCCGGACGCTGCGCCCAATGGGTAAAAAGCACCCCTTGCTGGCAAGCAGAGGAGCTCAAAACCATCAGCCTCGCCTTACGCCCCGAAGATCTCGACAATCTGTATGCCGTCATCAAAGAGAGTGGCGCACTCGCCCTCAAACGCGATACCTTTGGTGGCGCAAAAGCCGGTCAACGCCATTACCCCCAAACCCTTGACATCATGCTTGACGGCAAGGAAAAGCAACTGGTCTACCAAAGTTTTCCGGGGTCTAGCCCCAAACCCGAAGCGTTTGCCCGCCTAGAAACGGTCTTGCTCGAATACGCCCGCGACTTGCCGCATTGATCAGTGACCCATTAAGTGATCCAACGCCTCAATCAAGGCAAACGCCGGTTTGTGAAAAAATACACCTGAGCCTGCCTGTTCCGGCATCATCCCCCGCAAAAACAAATACAACGCCCCACCAACATGCTGTTCCCAGTCATACCCCGGCAACCGCTGTTGCAAATAACGGTGCAATGCCAAACAGTAGATCAGGTATTGCAGGTAATAATGGTGTTCCGCCATTGCCTCTTGCATCACCTCGAAACGGTAATCAGCAGACATTGCGCCCAGATCATTCGATTTATAATCCACCACAAAATAGCGTCCGTCTACGGCAAATACCAGGTCGATAAAGCCTTTCATATAACCCGTCAGGTCGTTGAACTTGAGCTTGTCGATCGCGGTGTGAATGGCGTCCCATTCGGTGGGCAGGTGGTGGTGTAACAAGGTTTGCAGCGGTTTTAGACGCAAGCGTTCTACCGGGAAATAGAATTCGAGTTCATCAAGGCGTTGCGCTTTGGGCAAATCGCACAAACGCAAATTAATGGCGGGCAACGGCGTATTGAGGGTATTTTCCAGAAGCTGTACGCCTGCGGGTAGCCAACGTTCGGGCAAGCCGTGGCGTTTCAACGCGGGTAACAATACGCTGTCTTGCTGGGTGGCAAGCGTTTGGGTGAAGTCGAGTTCTTCCAGCATTTTGTGTAAACAGCTTCCGGCTTTTGCGCCGCGTGGGAATGCATCGCTTCGACTGCGCTCAGCGACCGGGGTAGCAACAAGCGTGTCGTAGTCGGGGCGTTCATCATCCTTGCCAGATGTCAAACCGCTGAAACTGCCGACTTTGGGAACCGGCACGTAACGTGGTTGGTAGCGGCGGATGCTGGGTTGCCATTCACCGCTGTCGGCTTGATAA
The DNA window shown above is from Candidatus Thiothrix sulfatifontis and carries:
- a CDS encoding inositol monophosphatase — protein: MHPMLRKAIEAAREAGEGIRHYANKVHKLDVENKAHNDFVSEVDRQAEQGIIRLLQRAYPDHAFLGEESGKQGVDSDYEWIIDPLDGTTNFLYGIPHYSVSIGMKHKGRLMVGVVYDPLRDEVFAAARGEGATLNGRRIRVSERSTMQSALLGTGVPFRANQNLDLYLQTMKALLPDTAGVRRPGSAALDLAYVASGRFDGFWEFGLNEWDIAAGVLLVQEAGGLIGDMKGDNTFLKTGDVVAANPKVFKEMIKRLHPIMANR
- the rsxB gene encoding electron transport complex subunit RsxB, which codes for MMAAILVVVGMAAVFGLLLGYAAIRFKVEGNPLAEKIDAILPQTQCGQCGFVGCHPYAEAIAKGEADINRCPPGGEAVIKSLAELLGVEAKPLDAENGEHTDMPLVAIIDENTCIGCTLCIQACPVDAIVGSAKHMHTIIASECTGCKLCLPPCPVDCIAMVPIKTEPTNWKWPYPVFELKVNP
- the rsxD gene encoding electron transport complex subunit RsxD; translated protein: MIASKPDVSTLMQQVLYALIPGTLLLVWFFGWGIITNWVLAIGFALLFEALMLKWRQRPIEPFLLDYSAVLTAWLLAVAMPAFSPWWLIAVAMLFAIVIGKHLYGGLGYNPFNPAMVGYAAMLVSYPVQMTIWPEPVAFSFAHIGADQAFQKVFWGINTGWDALSGATPLDAVKVSLGLNKTLDDIYATGQFGLLSGEAWAWINVAWLSGGLWLLQRKVISWHMPVALLISLGGMAMIFWLINPQIYASPLFHLFGGAAMLGAFFIITDPVSASTTPMGKLIYAAGIGLFTYIIRTWGGYPDAIAFAVLIMNMAVPLIDYYTQPRVYGTKRSWLG
- a CDS encoding electron transport complex subunit E is translated as MSKRDWSVYREITLNGLWKNNPGLVQLLGLCPLMAVTTNFVNGLGLGIATTIALVASNLAISIVRHLVREEIRIPAFVMIIAANVTLIEMLMKAYFHELYGILGIFIPLIVTNCIVIGRSEAYASKNPPLHAGYDSLMMGIGFTLVLVALGGMRELVSSGTLFAQAHLMFGEAARGLTLSLGADFKGLLLAALPPGAFIGLGFLVALKNYLDKRMAQTAQAAKAIPINRLGETA
- a CDS encoding DUF1841 family protein produces the protein MFGNDRDAMRRYYAQCWQKFQQKQPLDALETQIASVIAEHPEYHHVLAAPDSAIQHDYLPDNGETNPFLHMGLHLGIREQVATDRPTGIRELYRQSVIKYGNEVAEHRMMDCLAESIWLAQRHQTIPDEAAYLECLKKQ
- the rsxG gene encoding electron transport complex subunit RsxG; the encoded protein is MKRIYAKLLEQPGIILAGFALFGTVALALAFDFTKDQIAANERSATLSRLNALVDHQTYDNDLLADTLELPAAALGSADVVTVYRARKQGTPVAALFTVTAPDGYSGRIRLIVGVNADQTLAGVRVLDHKETPGLGDKIDVEKSDWILRFNGKSLQNPTHTGWAVRKDGGEFDQFTGATITPRAVVNAVKNTLDWSQQHFNTLFQQEVKP
- the nth gene encoding endonuclease III; this translates as MNKAKREEIFRRLRDANPNPTTELAYDNTFELLIAVILSAQSTDKGVNKATAHLFPVANTPEAIYALGVDGLKDYIKTIGLFNSKAKNIIETCRILIEKHASQVPQARDALEALPGVGRKTANVILNTAFHQPTMAVDTHIFRVANRTGIAPGKNVLAVEKGLLKHIPKDYMLDAHHWLILHGRYTCVARSPKCGQCLIADLCDFKEKTV
- the rsxC gene encoding electron transport complex subunit RsxC, which produces MIQTLRKLWRNPGGLHLAENKDISTQCPSRQIPLAAQLVIPLLQHAGEKPKVVTNVNVGAYVYKGQTLAVAQSNNSVNVHATTSGTISAIELRPIAHPSGLHDLCVVLMPDGKDAWGDSRLPAYPNYTEIDPAILRQRVKDAGVVGMGGAVFPSAVKLNVRPDKPIRTLILNGAECEPYISCDDMLMREQAAEIVAGAQVMMHMVKPQECLIGVEDNKPYAIAAMQAAVDAAQDSRIQVVAVPTLYPSGGAKQLTFILTGKEVPSGGRSSDIGVVCNNVATARAIYHAVVHGEPSLSRYVTVTGNGIAQPCNLEVPFGTPISHLAAHAGGTTPQAKRWRMGGPMMGITLHDPAVPVVKAMNCLLINDELEHTQAAMPCIRCGRCTDACPTSLLPQQLYWFARAKEFDKAKAHHLSDCIECGCCEYVCPSHIPLVSYYRFAKAEIRAERTAKVKADLARERHEFHLERLERAKREKAEKLAKHKEQAQTTTDDSKKAAIQAALDRAKAKKAEAAAQTLSEDTTA
- the rsxA gene encoding electron transport complex subunit RsxA, producing the protein MTDYILIIVGTVWVNNFVLSHFLGLCPFMGVSRKLETAMGMGFATTFVLTLSSVSSYLADTYLLVPFGLEYLRTISFILVIAAIVGFTEMVIRKTSPVLYNVLGIYLPLITTNCIVLGVALLNVQEAHDFIESALYGFGAALGFSMVLVLFAGIRERINAGDVPGIFQGNAIGLITAGLMALAFMGFSGLVKS